A segment of the Panicum hallii strain FIL2 chromosome 1, PHallii_v3.1, whole genome shotgun sequence genome:
CAAATTACTAACCTGAAACaccaaaagcaaaaaaaaaaagaagaatctTTTTTCCCTTCTTGATGCTTTGTGATGCCATGGTGATCCCAGTCTTGAGCTAGCAGAGCGGGAACATCTCTGGGCAGGATCTAAGGAGGTCGTCGAGGGCGGTGGCGCCATCGAAGGCGAGGTAGGGGTCCGAGGACGCGgaaacagcggcggcggcggcggtgagggagACGGCGACGgccccggcggccgcggcggcgttgGTGTTCATGCAGGCGAGGATGTCATTGAGGGAGGCGAGCCGCGCGGCGAGCTCGGCGGCCTGGGTGCGGAGGACGGCGTTCTCGgcgtcgacggcgaggaggcCCTGCGTGGTGAGGCCGAGCGCGGTGGCGACGTGCGCGTTCTCGCGGCGCAGGTGCGCGGCCTGCGCGGTGAGGTCGTCGAGGTGGCGCTGCTTGCGCATCCGCGAGCGGCGCGCGGACTCGCGGTTGGAGAGCATCCGCTTGGCGCGGCGCTGCTCCATGAGCGCGCGCAGCTCCTCCTccgtgcccgcggcggcggcaagggccGCGGTCGCCGCGGAGAGCGAGCCCGAGCTGCCGCTCCCGCTCGAGGAAGCCATCGTTGCTGCTTCCTTCCTTCTAAGAACCGCCCTTTCTTGCAagaacagagcagagcagctccCTGCTCCttgatttcttcttcttcttcttccttatTACACGCTACTACCAGAGAAATCGGAGCTCTTCTTTTTTCTGGCCTCGATTTCCTGTTGTTGGTAAATT
Coding sequences within it:
- the LOC112877370 gene encoding bZIP transcription factor 11-like — protein: MASSSGSGSSGSLSAATAALAAAAGTEEELRALMEQRRAKRMLSNRESARRSRMRKQRHLDDLTAQAAHLRRENAHVATALGLTTQGLLAVDAENAVLRTQAAELAARLASLNDILACMNTNAAAAAGAVAVSLTAAAAAVSASSDPYLAFDGATALDDLLRSCPEMFPLC